The following proteins come from a genomic window of Rhodococcus qingshengii JCM 15477:
- a CDS encoding Fic/DOC family protein — MKDPYVDPDTGVLINKLGHTDPQALLEDETEAAYQRILQLELQPIAGNFDFEHLKKIHQFILQDVYDWAGTLRTRDTGAVGMNLPHCRPEHIENQAAFIFRGIAKDNFPQGLPKDRAVDRLAYHWGETTVLHPFRDGNSRTQRVFFDELLKSSGWTIDWQKVHASAVQAARYVAMEATHTPLRDVLAPGVHRNGTEPPTLASTQGNVIHLEVAEHHKAMIDHLRSGNRAPYNPNELSDLMRGRLLDYPSQPPTGSRESGTSGPETSRTQTPKRSHDLGRD; from the coding sequence TTGAAAGACCCGTACGTCGACCCCGACACCGGGGTCCTGATCAACAAACTCGGGCACACCGACCCGCAAGCACTCCTCGAGGACGAAACCGAAGCGGCGTATCAGCGCATTCTGCAGCTCGAATTACAGCCCATCGCAGGTAATTTCGACTTCGAACACCTGAAGAAGATCCACCAATTCATCCTGCAAGACGTCTACGACTGGGCAGGCACCCTCCGCACCCGCGACACCGGCGCCGTCGGCATGAACCTCCCACACTGCCGACCCGAACACATCGAAAACCAAGCAGCGTTCATCTTCCGCGGAATCGCCAAAGACAACTTCCCCCAAGGACTCCCGAAAGACCGCGCCGTCGACCGACTCGCCTACCACTGGGGCGAAACCACCGTCCTGCACCCGTTCCGAGACGGCAATTCCCGCACACAACGAGTCTTCTTCGACGAACTCCTCAAATCCTCCGGCTGGACCATCGACTGGCAGAAAGTCCACGCCTCCGCAGTACAAGCAGCCCGCTACGTCGCAATGGAAGCAACCCACACACCGCTCCGCGACGTCCTCGCCCCCGGCGTACACCGCAACGGCACCGAACCGCCCACGCTCGCCAGCACTCAAGGCAACGTCATCCACCTCGAGGTGGCCGAGCACCACAAAGCGATGATCGACCACCTCCGCAGCGGAAACCGCGCACCGTACAACCCGAACGAACTCAGCGACCTCATGCGCGGCCGCCTACTCGACTACCCGTCACAGCCACCGACAGGTTCACGAGAATCAGGGACGAGCGGGCCGGAAACCTCGCGGACCCAGACACCGAAACGCTCCCACGACCTCGGGCGTGACTGA
- a CDS encoding antitoxin VbhA family protein, which yields MTTARNAQSHMTEAQIDRAIAAATAGHRMAGMEPSEYGIEVGRRQLRGEITGDEAVALVLAENRRRRAARS from the coding sequence GTGACCACTGCACGCAACGCACAGTCGCACATGACCGAAGCCCAGATCGACCGAGCCATCGCCGCCGCTACCGCCGGACACCGCATGGCCGGCATGGAACCCAGCGAATACGGCATCGAAGTCGGCCGCCGGCAACTACGCGGAGAAATCACCGGCGACGAAGCAGTCGCACTCGTCCTCGCCGAAAACCGCCGCCGCCGAGCTGCCCGCAGTTGA
- a CDS encoding DnaB-like helicase N-terminal domain-containing protein — MPIGDSKDPDVTLSLATVPDFDDLTDNDSEIDEYSTIIEVEVEDQLLCSLLWAPGASAKRAVEALTSADFYRPVNAALFTAISELVEAGKPHNSAHVFTTLQQEGRTSGHLGKQLTKALTDITTIGVPSAELEHNIAAVLTQAYRRGFREAARSLAQAADELPEDQLFEHLLSIGRERRAASQRLAAIREGRA; from the coding sequence ATGCCCATCGGCGACAGCAAGGACCCCGACGTGACACTCTCACTGGCCACCGTCCCCGACTTCGACGACCTCACCGACAACGACAGTGAGATCGACGAATACAGCACCATCATCGAAGTCGAGGTCGAGGATCAACTCCTGTGCTCGCTTCTCTGGGCGCCGGGCGCAAGCGCGAAGCGTGCAGTCGAGGCCCTGACCAGCGCAGACTTCTACCGACCCGTGAACGCGGCACTGTTCACCGCGATCTCGGAACTTGTCGAGGCCGGCAAACCTCACAACAGTGCCCACGTCTTCACCACCTTGCAGCAGGAAGGCCGCACCAGCGGGCACCTCGGGAAACAGCTCACCAAAGCACTCACCGACATCACCACCATCGGCGTCCCGTCCGCTGAACTCGAGCACAACATCGCCGCAGTCCTCACCCAGGCCTACCGGCGCGGATTCCGCGAAGCAGCACGATCCCTCGCCCAAGCCGCCGACGAGCTCCCCGAAGACCAACTGTTCGAGCACCTGCTCAGCATCGGCCGCGAACGCCGCGCAGCCTCCCAACGCCTCGCCGCCATCCGCGAAGGCCGAGCATGA
- a CDS encoding IS110 family transposase, translated as MRETHTHAWVGIDAGKGHHWAAVVDEAGLIVWSHKIINDETAILHALSEILALADELHWAVDISGTSSTLLLALLAAHGQSAVYVPGRTVNRMSGAYRGEAKTDARDAYVIAETARHRRDLSVLIPPAQLAAELALLTSHRTDLVADRVRLINRLRDTLTGVFPALERAFDFGRHKGALVLLTGFQTPRGIRRRGRVRLSLWLGKRGVRGADGVAEIAWEAASAQNVVLPGEAVAAQLVADIADRVLAVDVQLARLDAQIGETFRRHPQAAVIESMPGIGPILGAEFVVAAGDMSAYSDAGHLASAAGLVPVPRDSGRRTGNMHRPKRYSRRLRRVFYLSAQTSIIKDGPNREFYLKKRSEGMRHVQAVIALARRRVSVIWALLRDDRLFVVDAPAVRTA; from the coding sequence ATGAGAGAAACTCACACCCACGCATGGGTTGGAATCGACGCCGGCAAGGGCCATCATTGGGCGGCAGTGGTCGACGAAGCAGGGTTGATCGTGTGGTCGCACAAGATCATCAACGACGAGACCGCGATATTGCACGCGCTGAGCGAAATTCTGGCCTTGGCCGACGAACTCCATTGGGCGGTAGATATTTCCGGTACCTCCTCGACGTTGTTGCTTGCTCTTCTCGCCGCGCACGGACAGAGTGCGGTTTACGTCCCTGGTCGCACCGTCAACAGGATGTCCGGCGCGTATCGAGGGGAGGCGAAAACCGATGCCCGCGATGCCTATGTGATCGCGGAAACTGCTCGACACCGACGCGATCTGTCTGTGTTGATTCCACCGGCCCAGCTGGCCGCGGAACTCGCGCTTTTGACCTCGCATCGGACCGATCTCGTCGCTGACCGAGTCCGGCTGATCAACCGTCTGCGTGACACTCTCACCGGTGTCTTTCCTGCGCTCGAGCGGGCTTTCGACTTCGGGCGTCACAAGGGCGCGTTGGTGTTGTTGACCGGTTTCCAGACGCCGCGCGGCATTCGGCGACGCGGACGCGTTCGTTTGAGCTTGTGGCTCGGTAAACGTGGGGTACGCGGGGCGGACGGTGTCGCCGAGATTGCGTGGGAAGCGGCGTCCGCGCAGAATGTGGTCCTGCCTGGTGAGGCTGTTGCGGCGCAGTTGGTGGCCGATATCGCCGACAGAGTCCTCGCAGTGGACGTCCAGCTTGCTCGTCTCGACGCGCAGATCGGTGAGACCTTCCGCCGCCATCCACAGGCTGCGGTCATCGAATCCATGCCCGGTATCGGTCCGATCCTCGGCGCGGAATTCGTTGTCGCTGCCGGTGATATGTCGGCGTACTCCGATGCCGGTCACCTCGCCTCGGCAGCGGGGTTGGTTCCGGTCCCCCGCGATTCCGGCCGCCGAACCGGCAACATGCACCGACCCAAACGCTACAGCCGGCGACTGCGGCGCGTCTTCTACCTCTCCGCTCAAACCTCCATCATCAAAGATGGACCGAACCGCGAGTTCTACCTCAAGAAACGAAGTGAAGGAATGAGACACGTTCAAGCGGTGATCGCCTTGGCCCGTCGACGAGTGAGCGTGATCTGGGCATTGTTGCGCGACGACCGACTGTTCGTCGTTGATGCACCCGCCGTCCGAACTGCTTGA
- the nrdH gene encoding glutaredoxin-like protein NrdH → MAITVYTKPACVQCNATYRALDKAGIEYDVIDITENAQARDYVMSLGYLQAPVVVAGENHWSGFRPDEIKKLTTAA, encoded by the coding sequence ATGGCGATCACCGTATATACCAAGCCCGCATGTGTGCAATGCAATGCCACGTACCGCGCACTCGACAAAGCGGGAATCGAATACGACGTCATCGACATCACCGAAAACGCACAGGCCCGCGATTACGTCATGAGCCTCGGATACCTGCAAGCCCCCGTCGTCGTCGCAGGAGAAAACCACTGGAGCGGATTCCGCCCAGACGAAATCAAGAAGCTCACCACGGCCGCCTGA
- a CDS encoding ParB/RepB/Spo0J family partition protein, which yields MTATHTAPDAALEVAQLHPDTLDIGENVRDSVDLAQTPDFVESIRENGVLEAISAVRTADGTIVVRDGQRRTLAARETGLTTIPVVIYPDTEGSDKARAVDRIGKQITANRHREGLTAAQHTRGVAQMLEFGASITKVSKTLAMDKKDVKAQAAVGKAEAARAALDAGQLDLAHAAVVAEFEEAGDAEAVEKLLATRSYDFDHVAERLRGLREEREAYALAAAPFAEKGFTIFPFDRRSFRDEVSPAELVTTDGDEVTQELVDAAPQFWAVFLGLNDAFFDKATGERVDYDDVDWDTEDDDSAVPEEGLRHANTVDYRPEYLPDYWCIDQDGAGLEPRPIIDAVPAAAGGSGNDPAEAARAVREQEAKDKQERRRVRELNKQAEAATTVRREFLRTTLLARKTPPKTAAAYVAATLARDPGLISEYKAAESLGELLGFKGYYPGRELAEQVAKVSEARAQVLLLALVIAAQESRMVKDAWRSKPKNADQYLSFLMEQGYTLAAVEEIITGQLTFDEVAID from the coding sequence GTGACCGCAACACACACCGCCCCCGACGCAGCACTCGAGGTGGCGCAGCTGCACCCGGACACCCTCGACATCGGCGAGAACGTCCGCGACAGCGTCGATCTGGCGCAGACCCCCGACTTCGTCGAATCCATCCGCGAAAACGGAGTACTCGAAGCGATCAGCGCCGTCCGAACCGCAGACGGAACGATCGTCGTCCGCGACGGCCAGCGCCGCACCCTCGCCGCCCGCGAAACCGGCCTGACCACAATCCCCGTCGTGATCTACCCCGACACCGAAGGAAGCGACAAGGCCCGCGCCGTCGACCGGATCGGCAAGCAGATCACCGCCAACCGGCACCGCGAAGGGCTGACCGCAGCGCAGCACACCCGAGGGGTTGCGCAGATGCTCGAATTCGGCGCATCCATCACGAAGGTGTCCAAGACCCTCGCGATGGACAAAAAGGATGTCAAAGCCCAGGCAGCGGTAGGGAAAGCCGAGGCAGCCCGCGCCGCCCTCGACGCCGGACAGCTCGACCTCGCACATGCGGCAGTAGTGGCCGAGTTCGAGGAAGCCGGAGACGCCGAAGCCGTCGAAAAGCTTCTGGCCACCAGGTCGTACGACTTCGACCACGTAGCGGAGCGACTACGCGGGTTGCGTGAAGAACGGGAGGCATATGCCCTCGCCGCAGCTCCGTTCGCGGAGAAGGGATTTACGATCTTTCCCTTCGATCGGCGCAGTTTCCGTGACGAGGTGTCCCCGGCCGAGCTGGTCACCACAGACGGCGACGAGGTCACCCAAGAGCTGGTCGACGCAGCCCCGCAGTTCTGGGCAGTGTTTCTGGGATTGAACGATGCGTTTTTCGACAAAGCCACCGGCGAGCGCGTCGATTACGACGATGTCGATTGGGACACCGAGGACGACGATTCCGCCGTACCAGAGGAAGGGCTACGGCACGCCAACACCGTCGACTACCGGCCCGAGTACCTACCGGACTACTGGTGCATCGACCAGGACGGCGCTGGACTCGAGCCGCGACCGATCATCGACGCCGTTCCCGCCGCCGCAGGTGGCAGCGGAAACGACCCCGCCGAGGCAGCTCGGGCAGTGCGCGAGCAGGAAGCGAAGGACAAGCAGGAACGGCGACGAGTCCGCGAGTTGAACAAGCAGGCCGAGGCCGCGACCACCGTCCGCCGCGAGTTTCTGCGCACGACCTTGCTCGCCCGCAAGACCCCGCCGAAAACGGCAGCGGCCTACGTCGCGGCCACCCTCGCCCGCGATCCCGGACTGATCTCGGAATACAAGGCAGCGGAATCACTCGGTGAGCTGCTCGGATTCAAGGGCTACTACCCCGGCCGAGAGTTGGCCGAGCAAGTGGCGAAGGTGTCCGAGGCTCGCGCTCAGGTGCTGCTTCTCGCGTTGGTGATCGCCGCGCAAGAGTCCCGCATGGTCAAAGACGCATGGCGATCCAAGCCCAAGAATGCCGACCAGTACCTCAGTTTCCTGATGGAACAGGGCTACACCCTCGCCGCCGTCGAGGAAATCATCACCGGACAGCTCACATTCGACGAGGTCGCGATCGACTGA
- a CDS encoding SMI1/KNR4 family protein translates to MALGNGLVARIERTVDFYGPGRPIPADELHARLHALDIVPDKDFSEFVGRWGGCFVGVSVHAWDNAELIGRETCIELTIGARDAYGALIDGVVFADDGSGNPIWIAADGSVCLVDHDNANTVVRLAASFRTLLEENVDD, encoded by the coding sequence ATGGCTCTCGGAAACGGGTTGGTCGCTCGCATCGAGCGCACCGTGGACTTCTACGGTCCCGGCCGTCCGATTCCGGCAGACGAGCTTCACGCGCGATTGCATGCGCTCGACATCGTCCCGGACAAGGATTTCTCCGAGTTCGTGGGACGTTGGGGTGGATGCTTCGTGGGCGTGTCAGTGCACGCATGGGACAACGCCGAACTTATCGGTCGTGAGACATGCATCGAGCTGACCATTGGGGCGCGTGACGCATACGGTGCCCTCATCGACGGGGTGGTGTTCGCTGACGACGGGTCGGGGAATCCGATCTGGATCGCTGCGGACGGAAGTGTGTGCTTGGTCGACCATGACAACGCGAACACAGTTGTTCGACTGGCTGCCAGTTTCCGCACGCTGTTGGAGGAGAACGTCGACGACTGA
- a CDS encoding SOS response-associated peptidase, translating to MCGRYASTSSSKELQSFFDTMQTVGDELPPSYNVAPTQPVRVILERTPHEEPDAEPQRQLRTAKWGLLPAWAKDRKMASKLINARSETVTEKPSFRNSASKRRAIIPATGYYEWMKSEAGSKIPYFLHGEDDILAMAGLYELWPDPELPEDDPNKWVWTCTVLTRPASDSLGHIHDRSPLILPESFWEHWLDPTLTDKGEVQAMINSVPEPHLEPYEVSTAVNSPRNNGPSLLEPIAGPA from the coding sequence ATGTGCGGGCGCTATGCAAGCACAAGCTCAAGCAAGGAATTGCAGTCGTTTTTCGACACCATGCAAACCGTCGGCGACGAACTGCCCCCGTCCTACAACGTCGCCCCCACCCAACCTGTCCGGGTGATCCTCGAACGAACCCCACACGAGGAACCCGACGCCGAGCCCCAGCGCCAGCTCAGAACTGCCAAATGGGGCCTGCTCCCTGCCTGGGCAAAAGATCGGAAGATGGCGTCCAAACTCATCAACGCCCGCAGCGAAACCGTCACGGAGAAGCCCTCATTCAGAAATAGTGCATCCAAACGGCGCGCCATCATCCCGGCCACGGGATACTACGAATGGATGAAAAGCGAAGCAGGGTCGAAGATTCCGTACTTCCTTCACGGCGAGGACGACATCCTTGCAATGGCCGGACTCTACGAGTTGTGGCCCGATCCCGAACTGCCCGAAGATGATCCGAACAAATGGGTATGGACTTGCACAGTCTTGACCCGGCCAGCCTCAGATTCCTTGGGGCACATACACGACAGATCCCCGCTGATTCTGCCCGAATCATTCTGGGAGCACTGGCTCGACCCGACACTCACTGATAAAGGTGAAGTCCAGGCCATGATCAACTCCGTTCCGGAGCCGCACCTCGAACCCTATGAAGTCTCGACCGCTGTGAACTCTCCGAGGAACAACGGTCCGAGTTTGCTCGAGCCGATCGCCGGACCGGCGTAA
- the ligD gene encoding non-homologous end-joining DNA ligase, producing MQLRAFESKWDGVRAIATTGTKPPALWSRNGNNFSASFPEIVDALSAVLDHRETVLDGEIVSLGPDGVPSFSRLQRRMHVLKPTAQLRNDALTTYYVFDVLDIDGTSTTDLPYLERREALANLSLEHPRIKVPPHWLNVDGPTMLEVARTHHLEGIVAKSITSTYQPGKRSPSWLKTPLRANTEGIICGFVPGSGNAAGGIGSLILGAHDDSGSLVYIGNVGTGFSSRQRRELREQLIDIERPTSPFAIAPPRAITREARWSEPLLVCDVEYREYTGGGLRHPAFKGMRIDKTADDVDLPGRH from the coding sequence GTGCAGTTAAGGGCCTTCGAGTCGAAATGGGATGGAGTCAGAGCCATCGCCACCACCGGCACCAAACCGCCGGCACTGTGGTCGCGCAACGGCAACAACTTCAGCGCCTCGTTTCCCGAGATCGTCGACGCACTCAGCGCCGTGCTCGACCACCGCGAAACCGTCCTCGACGGCGAGATCGTCTCACTCGGCCCCGACGGTGTCCCGTCCTTCTCCCGATTACAGCGCCGGATGCACGTCCTCAAACCCACCGCGCAGCTCCGCAACGACGCCCTGACCACCTACTACGTCTTCGACGTCCTCGACATCGACGGAACATCGACCACCGACCTGCCCTACCTCGAACGCCGCGAAGCGCTCGCCAACCTCAGCCTCGAACACCCGCGCATCAAAGTCCCACCCCACTGGCTCAACGTCGACGGACCGACCATGCTCGAGGTCGCCCGCACACACCACCTCGAAGGCATCGTCGCCAAAAGCATCACCTCGACCTACCAACCCGGAAAACGGTCCCCGAGCTGGCTGAAAACACCGCTCCGCGCCAACACGGAAGGAATCATCTGCGGATTCGTCCCCGGATCCGGCAATGCCGCCGGCGGAATCGGATCTCTCATCCTCGGCGCCCACGACGACTCCGGATCGCTCGTCTACATCGGAAACGTCGGCACCGGATTTTCTTCGAGACAGCGCCGCGAACTACGCGAACAACTCATCGACATCGAACGACCCACCAGCCCGTTCGCGATCGCGCCACCACGAGCAATCACCCGTGAAGCCCGCTGGTCAGAGCCGCTTTTAGTGTGCGACGTCGAGTACCGCGAGTACACCGGCGGCGGACTCAGACACCCAGCATTCAAAGGTATGCGCATCGACAAGACCGCCGATGACGTCGACCTCCCCGGCCGACACTGA
- a CDS encoding DinB family protein has product MITNIITTGTERSIIENMLDRNREALIETVRGLSEIDARRRLVLSLTTPISLIKHAAAAERIWFQRFWAGLSESECDGYSRRDEGTFAVADDEALADVIAEFERASRRSREIASRFDLDDIMDTPREGVVSMRWTLLLMIQELARHAGHGDILREQIDKPLL; this is encoded by the coding sequence ATTATTACCAACATAATTACTACCGGCACGGAGCGATCGATCATTGAGAACATGCTCGACCGGAACCGCGAAGCGCTGATCGAGACCGTGCGCGGACTCTCTGAAATCGACGCTCGTCGACGACTCGTCTTATCGCTGACGACACCGATCTCGTTGATCAAGCATGCCGCTGCCGCGGAACGAATCTGGTTCCAACGGTTTTGGGCAGGACTCAGCGAATCTGAGTGTGATGGATACTCCCGCCGCGACGAGGGCACCTTCGCTGTTGCCGACGACGAGGCGCTGGCGGATGTCATCGCCGAGTTCGAGCGCGCCAGTCGACGGTCACGTGAGATCGCCTCTCGTTTCGACCTCGACGACATCATGGACACTCCCCGAGAAGGGGTCGTCAGCATGCGATGGACGCTGCTTCTGATGATCCAAGAGCTCGCCAGGCACGCGGGTCACGGCGATATCCTCCGCGAACAGATCGACAAGCCGCTACTTTGA
- a CDS encoding site-specific integrase, translating into MVSARVSKVPASWSLNVDAREGANRSVIDTLLDRYPPRVVPSSWKTTELGRAAALKRVEALMIRAPGSENFQRDAVRGAGMLLRWLNSFPGKSWQDRWNGSCVAEHGLGWVSVPEMWLDEQGVPSVRSTVLTHALIGLFVADLIRPDLRFVVQLHRSHYWRDWAAISRDPKGFERLEAAAGAETAQAMQGRTARWQISMLILSKGGGLSDITVGDCVELRQAELAVCSRGKTRYLFYKLLHDIGIFPPDAPPTLRFVTVYRGQSTVGELVDRFDIANSDVRNLLVDYLSERHPSLDYTTLDNLSRHLALHFWKNLETTHPGINSLQLDRGVAQAWKERMHWKVSRRRLPDGTYAETRSPRMNYTDMLTAVRAFYLDLAAWAALDPARWARWVAPCPIGPRETSAKKIGRRRKARMDQRTRERLPRLPELVRIAEQRAHDAKMLLEAAVAASPGAKFSVLGKTYTKSDPWLKASADGIPVIYDSEGRTIRLREAENRAFWALASVEVLRHTGVRIEEMLEISHHSITQYRLPSTGELIPLLQIAPSKTDEERLLVVSPDLADMLSTIVSRIRGADGGVPLVPLYDRNERIWVAPAPLLFQWKSGGHHRAVSAGLIRNALTELIDAAGVKDAAGEPLYFQPHDLRRIFATDAIMNGMPPHIAQVLLGHKDINTTMGYKAIYPEEAINGHRAFISRRRALRPSEEYRTPTDAEWDEFLGHFERRKLALGECGRAYGTSCQHEHSCIRCPVLRVDPAQRFRLVEIRDNLTARITEADSEGWIGEAEGLRVSLVATEEKLDHIDRRARRAVQLNMPSFPDIVAHTVQPHT; encoded by the coding sequence ATGGTTTCTGCACGTGTCTCCAAAGTGCCTGCCAGTTGGAGCCTGAACGTCGATGCCCGCGAAGGTGCGAATCGCAGTGTCATCGACACACTCCTCGATCGGTATCCACCGCGTGTGGTGCCGTCGTCGTGGAAGACGACTGAACTCGGCCGCGCGGCCGCACTGAAGCGGGTGGAAGCGCTCATGATCCGGGCTCCGGGTAGCGAGAACTTTCAGCGCGATGCTGTCCGAGGTGCTGGGATGCTTCTGCGTTGGCTGAACTCGTTTCCGGGAAAGAGCTGGCAAGACCGCTGGAACGGCAGTTGCGTCGCCGAACACGGTCTCGGATGGGTTTCGGTACCGGAAATGTGGCTGGACGAACAGGGGGTGCCATCCGTCCGGTCCACAGTCCTGACGCATGCCCTGATCGGATTGTTCGTCGCGGATCTGATTCGCCCCGATTTACGTTTCGTGGTCCAACTGCACCGGTCGCACTACTGGCGCGACTGGGCGGCAATCAGCCGAGATCCGAAAGGATTCGAGCGACTGGAGGCTGCGGCAGGTGCGGAAACTGCCCAAGCAATGCAGGGTCGAACTGCACGATGGCAGATCTCCATGTTGATCCTGTCCAAAGGCGGCGGCCTCTCCGACATCACCGTCGGTGACTGCGTCGAACTCCGCCAGGCGGAGCTCGCCGTATGTTCGAGAGGTAAAACTCGCTACCTCTTCTACAAACTTCTCCACGACATCGGGATCTTTCCACCAGACGCGCCACCGACTTTACGATTCGTCACGGTGTATCGAGGGCAGAGCACCGTCGGAGAACTCGTCGACCGCTTCGACATCGCAAATTCCGACGTCCGGAATCTCCTCGTGGACTATCTGTCCGAGCGTCACCCCTCGTTGGATTACACGACGCTCGACAATCTCTCACGACATTTGGCGCTGCATTTCTGGAAAAACCTGGAGACCACCCATCCGGGAATCAACTCGCTGCAACTCGACCGCGGTGTAGCCCAGGCGTGGAAAGAACGCATGCATTGGAAGGTCAGCCGCCGCCGACTCCCCGACGGAACGTACGCCGAGACCCGTAGTCCACGAATGAACTACACCGACATGCTGACAGCTGTGCGCGCGTTCTATCTCGACCTGGCGGCGTGGGCAGCTCTCGACCCCGCGCGGTGGGCGCGGTGGGTAGCGCCGTGTCCGATCGGCCCAAGAGAGACGAGCGCGAAGAAGATCGGACGCCGACGCAAAGCACGTATGGATCAGCGCACACGAGAGCGACTACCTCGACTGCCAGAACTGGTGCGTATCGCAGAACAACGAGCCCATGACGCCAAGATGCTCCTCGAGGCCGCTGTTGCGGCATCGCCGGGCGCCAAATTCAGCGTCCTCGGCAAGACCTACACCAAGTCGGACCCATGGTTGAAAGCAAGCGCCGACGGCATTCCGGTGATCTACGACTCCGAGGGGCGAACCATCCGGCTCCGGGAAGCCGAGAACCGGGCATTCTGGGCTCTGGCAAGTGTGGAAGTCCTGCGACACACCGGCGTTCGAATAGAAGAGATGCTCGAAATCAGCCACCACAGCATCACCCAATATCGATTGCCCTCCACCGGAGAGCTCATCCCGCTACTGCAGATTGCACCCTCGAAGACAGACGAGGAACGCCTACTTGTGGTCAGCCCGGACCTCGCCGACATGCTGTCGACGATCGTGTCCCGAATACGCGGCGCGGACGGAGGGGTTCCCCTTGTGCCTCTTTACGACCGGAACGAACGCATCTGGGTGGCACCCGCCCCACTCTTGTTCCAATGGAAAAGCGGTGGTCACCACCGCGCGGTATCCGCAGGCTTGATCCGCAATGCACTGACCGAACTCATCGATGCGGCAGGAGTGAAGGACGCAGCAGGCGAACCGCTGTACTTCCAGCCCCACGATCTGCGCCGAATCTTCGCTACCGACGCCATCATGAACGGCATGCCTCCTCACATAGCTCAAGTTCTGTTGGGGCACAAAGACATCAACACAACCATGGGATACAAAGCCATCTACCCGGAGGAAGCGATCAACGGTCACCGCGCCTTCATCTCGCGCCGACGCGCCCTTCGCCCGAGCGAGGAATACCGCACCCCGACAGATGCCGAATGGGATGAGTTTCTCGGACATTTCGAGCGCCGTAAACTCGCCCTCGGCGAATGCGGCCGCGCCTACGGCACCAGCTGCCAACACGAACACAGTTGCATCCGGTGCCCCGTATTGCGTGTGGATCCCGCACAACGTTTCCGATTGGTCGAGATACGCGACAACCTTACTGCCCGAATTACCGAGGCGGACAGCGAAGGCTGGATCGGCGAAGCAGAAGGACTCCGCGTGAGCCTCGTGGCAACCGAGGAAAAACTGGACCACATCGATCGGCGGGCCCGTCGTGCCGTTCAACTCAACATGCCCAGCTTCCCGGACATCGTCGCGCACACCGTTCAGCCTCACACATGA